The Carnobacterium divergens genome includes a window with the following:
- the tpx gene encoding thiol peroxidase yields MEITKRGTVIKVEGTQPKVGEKAPGFQLKNLNDQVISLSDYQGEVALISVIPNIDTSVCAIQTKQFNQIAGKLEGVQLMTISNNTKEEQADWCAGNGVEMEMLHDTDLTFAKSYGLYMPELDLLARSVFVVNREGVLVYEEIVSEMSHEPNYEKAIEAAKAAVAAK; encoded by the coding sequence ATGGAAATTACTAAACGAGGCACCGTGATAAAAGTCGAAGGAACACAACCAAAAGTTGGAGAAAAAGCACCTGGATTTCAATTAAAAAACTTAAACGATCAAGTCATTTCATTATCTGATTACCAAGGAGAAGTGGCGTTAATCAGTGTGATTCCAAATATTGATACATCCGTTTGTGCAATTCAAACCAAACAATTTAACCAAATTGCTGGAAAACTTGAAGGCGTACAGTTGATGACCATTTCAAACAATACAAAAGAAGAGCAAGCAGATTGGTGTGCTGGGAATGGCGTTGAAATGGAAATGCTTCACGATACGGACTTAACGTTTGCTAAAAGCTACGGATTATATATGCCTGAATTAGATTTACTAGCACGTTCCGTCTTTGTGGTTAATCGCGAAGGGGTCTTAGTATATGAAGAAATTGTTTCAGAAATGAGCCATGAACCAAATTACGAAAAAGCAATTGAAGCAGCCAAAGCAGCAGTTGCTGCCAAATAA
- a CDS encoding redox-sensing transcriptional repressor Rex, producing MVKKLEAVQLPKATAKRLPLYYRYLKTLEDSGVKRIKSKEFSALTQVPSTTIRRDFSHFGELGRSGYGYDVDHVIEVFDQILNVNKLTKVAIVGVGNLGKALLANNFRRDENLKIACGFEKDETQCGEVLSGIPIYSIDKMAEIIQEEGINTAISTVPSKYSQEAIDSLVAAGVTAILNFAPGRVSAPPEVDIRYIDLTTELLTLIYFNEHLREKVEI from the coding sequence TTGGTAAAAAAATTAGAAGCAGTACAGTTGCCAAAAGCAACGGCAAAACGTTTGCCACTTTATTATCGCTATTTAAAAACATTAGAAGATTCTGGAGTGAAGCGAATTAAATCAAAAGAATTCAGTGCCTTAACCCAAGTTCCCTCTACAACCATTCGACGAGATTTTTCCCATTTTGGAGAACTTGGACGAAGTGGGTACGGCTATGATGTCGATCATGTAATTGAAGTTTTTGATCAAATTTTAAATGTGAATAAGTTAACGAAAGTAGCAATAGTTGGCGTTGGGAATTTAGGGAAAGCCTTATTAGCAAATAATTTCCGACGAGATGAAAACCTGAAAATCGCCTGCGGATTTGAAAAAGATGAGACGCAATGTGGCGAAGTCCTTTCAGGTATTCCGATTTATTCCATTGACAAAATGGCGGAAATTATTCAAGAAGAAGGGATAAACACTGCTATTTCAACAGTGCCAAGTAAATACTCGCAAGAAGCAATTGACTCCTTAGTTGCAGCCGGTGTGACGGCTATCTTAAACTTCGCGCCAGGTCGTGTGTCAGCCCCTCCTGAAGTCGACATCCGCTACATCGATTTAACAACAGAATTATTAACCTTGATCTATTTCAACGAACACCTTCGTGAAAAAGTAGAGATTTAA